From the Azospirillum formosense genome, one window contains:
- a CDS encoding LysR family transcriptional regulator, with product MPVHKQTAVLNWDDLRIFLALARTGSLSAAARALRISHATVGRRVAALEEGLGRSLVDRRADGYSLTADGEAVFALADGMDERALAILRQASSRDGREAGLTGTVRLTTTQALADRFLMPRLGPFRARHPGIDLEVTVDNRSLSLARREADIAVRLARPQRGDLIARRLATMGYGLFAAAGAPDTVIGYDEALADLPEAVWLARHMAGRRVAFRSNSLQTQLAAAKAGFGVALLPFWLAAAEPDLVPVPCDAPPLEREGWLVLHPDLRDVPRVRAVIEHLVALFTAEFAADPMPER from the coding sequence ATGCCTGTTCATAAACAAACAGCCGTCCTGAACTGGGACGATCTGCGGATCTTCCTGGCGCTGGCCCGCACCGGCAGCCTGTCGGCGGCGGCGCGCGCGCTGCGGATCAGCCACGCGACGGTCGGGCGCCGGGTTGCCGCGCTGGAGGAGGGGCTGGGCCGCAGTCTGGTGGATCGGCGGGCTGACGGCTACAGCCTGACCGCCGACGGCGAGGCGGTCTTCGCGTTGGCCGACGGGATGGACGAGCGGGCGCTGGCCATTCTGCGCCAAGCGTCGAGCCGGGACGGACGGGAGGCCGGGCTGACCGGCACCGTCCGGCTGACCACCACCCAGGCGCTGGCCGACCGCTTCCTGATGCCGCGGCTGGGGCCGTTCCGCGCCCGCCACCCGGGAATCGACCTGGAGGTGACGGTGGACAACCGGTCGCTCAGCCTCGCGCGGCGGGAGGCCGACATCGCCGTCCGGCTCGCCCGGCCGCAGCGCGGCGACCTGATCGCGCGGCGGCTCGCCACCATGGGCTACGGCCTGTTCGCCGCCGCCGGGGCGCCCGACACGGTGATCGGCTACGACGAGGCGCTGGCCGACCTGCCGGAGGCGGTCTGGCTGGCCCGCCACATGGCCGGGCGCCGCGTCGCCTTCCGCTCCAACAGCCTGCAGACCCAGCTCGCGGCGGCGAAGGCGGGATTCGGGGTGGCGCTGCTGCCCTTCTGGCTGGCGGCGGCGGAGCCGGATCTCGTGCCGGTGCCCTGCGACGCCCCGCCCCTGGAGCGCGAGGGGTGGCTGGTGCTCCATCCGGACCTGCGCGACGTGCCGCGGGTCCGGGCGGTGATCGAGCATCTGGTCGCGCTGTTCACGGCGGAGTTCGCCGCCGACCCCATGCCGGAACGCTGA